One stretch of Spirochaeta lutea DNA includes these proteins:
- a CDS encoding response regulator, with the protein MKVLVAEDDFGSRKVISTLLREIPGVVLDLVVDGNEALEAFKLAWQEKKPYNLILMDIMMPGLDGQEALVQIRDVEKTMGLRQKDEVRAIMVTALEDPSNVIQAFNKGGATGYLIKPIQRDSLFEEIRKAGFDI; encoded by the coding sequence ATGAAAGTGTTGGTGGCGGAAGATGATTTTGGTTCTCGGAAGGTTATCAGTACGTTGTTACGAGAGATTCCCGGTGTTGTATTGGATCTTGTAGTAGACGGTAACGAGGCTTTGGAGGCATTCAAATTAGCTTGGCAGGAAAAAAAACCGTATAATTTGATTCTCATGGACATTATGATGCCTGGGCTGGACGGTCAAGAGGCATTGGTTCAGATTCGCGATGTTGAAAAAACCATGGGTCTTCGGCAGAAGGACGAGGTTAGGGCGATTATGGTAACAGCCCTTGAGGATCCAAGTAATGTTATTCAAGCGTTTAACAAGGGGGGGGCAACCGGGTACCTAATAAAGCCCATTCAGCGGGATAGTCTATTCGAGGAAATCCGAAAGGCCGGATTTGATATATAG
- a CDS encoding hybrid sensor histidine kinase/response regulator, which yields MNQPLVVFVVGTHHPNEISENLKKRIDSLVKLLLPGETIEYSADWKGDALRPYNLHSQTLTPEIWVVPSSLDITELPSQECCIRAEAMGLVSILLNGEEDQSLESQSIRRYIRSISWETFSEDEILKGECRLTMPVFSSHQTDRDDIEYRRRLLAAFTHELRTPLNSIQGMTDLSLEKVQDPEVRDFLGVSKDAVSRLLVLINDIIDYSRMSEQGVSVKPAPFEITNSLKTLVIPWIYECKKKGLQFSLHIDPKIPSQILSDEERVHQALNNLISNAVKFTEAGSVSLHVTRGASELVFIVRNTGREIPENRRKKIFEPFYQAEGGRNRGFGGTGIGLTISTLIAQYLRGKLSLEYSTPLETSFMFQLPVHRESASHTIGDEIRKRLEDIGSCTVGVICDNNKQPSGLIAWLKEAFEGVEIVFTPEESTMEGRESPDLLFLSSELELDSPRLRSLIHYTARPIVFGSTGLGSRELQWRRVNPHGLFLPISASVEDFTTTIHQARDIPVSEDALDAKKFSGQLDGVRVLVVEDDGINRLVFTKHLEKMGALVWEAGNAEEAIAILQSETVDICCLDIGLPRVSGFEIARRIRDGEIAGVARQLPIIAVTAYSSHDDARKMYLNGINAILVKPVRGAALESSISQILLDFQKPDDQLDLSGLCSRAVALVRQGKTELVEKSIAVLKRQVSGDEEGEVRRLLFKLLLAVRRDDIAGVTDIITQMEPLVQFDQGAE from the coding sequence ATGAATCAACCCCTGGTGGTGTTCGTTGTGGGGACTCATCACCCGAATGAAATTTCTGAAAACCTAAAGAAACGTATTGATTCACTCGTGAAATTATTGCTGCCCGGGGAAACTATAGAATATAGCGCGGATTGGAAGGGTGATGCCCTGCGTCCCTATAATCTGCATTCTCAGACACTAACACCGGAAATATGGGTAGTACCGAGTTCTCTGGATATTACTGAACTACCGAGTCAGGAATGCTGTATTCGGGCGGAAGCAATGGGATTAGTGAGTATTCTCCTGAACGGTGAGGAAGACCAGTCTTTAGAATCCCAATCCATCCGTAGGTATATCCGAAGTATCTCCTGGGAGACGTTTTCTGAGGATGAGATCCTCAAGGGTGAGTGCCGGCTAACCATGCCGGTGTTTTCCTCCCACCAGACCGATAGGGATGATATAGAGTACCGTAGACGCTTATTGGCTGCCTTCACCCATGAACTCCGCACACCCCTGAATTCCATACAAGGAATGACTGATTTATCTCTTGAGAAGGTACAAGATCCGGAGGTTCGTGATTTTCTCGGTGTTTCCAAAGATGCTGTTTCTCGGCTGCTGGTATTAATAAACGACATCATTGATTATTCCAGAATGAGCGAGCAAGGGGTATCTGTAAAACCAGCGCCTTTTGAGATTACCAATTCCCTAAAGACCCTCGTAATCCCTTGGATCTATGAATGCAAGAAAAAGGGGCTTCAATTTTCCCTACATATCGACCCTAAAATACCATCACAAATACTGAGCGATGAGGAACGAGTACACCAGGCCCTGAATAACCTTATCAGTAACGCTGTTAAATTTACGGAAGCTGGGTCCGTTTCCCTACACGTAACCCGAGGGGCTTCCGAGCTTGTCTTTATTGTCCGAAATACGGGAAGAGAAATCCCTGAGAACCGACGTAAGAAAATATTCGAGCCTTTTTATCAGGCTGAGGGGGGGAGGAATCGTGGTTTCGGAGGGACGGGCATAGGCCTTACAATTTCCACCCTTATCGCACAGTACCTCCGTGGGAAACTCTCCTTAGAATATTCCACACCCCTGGAAACCTCTTTTATGTTTCAACTCCCGGTTCACAGAGAATCTGCCTCTCATACCATTGGTGATGAAATCCGGAAGCGCCTCGAGGATATCGGATCATGTACGGTTGGGGTGATCTGCGATAACAACAAACAGCCCTCGGGGCTCATTGCATGGCTCAAGGAAGCCTTTGAGGGGGTGGAGATTGTATTTACACCAGAGGAATCAACCATGGAAGGGAGGGAGTCCCCTGATTTACTATTCCTGAGTAGTGAGCTTGAGCTGGATTCACCGAGGCTTAGATCCCTGATACATTATACCGCTCGACCAATCGTTTTTGGTTCAACGGGTCTGGGATCCCGGGAATTGCAATGGCGGAGAGTTAATCCCCATGGCTTGTTTTTACCGATATCTGCATCGGTGGAGGATTTTACAACAACCATACATCAGGCACGGGATATCCCGGTTTCAGAGGACGCTTTGGATGCAAAGAAGTTCTCCGGCCAATTGGACGGAGTGCGAGTTCTGGTTGTGGAGGATGATGGGATAAATAGGCTGGTATTCACGAAGCACCTAGAAAAGATGGGAGCCTTGGTCTGGGAAGCAGGAAATGCTGAAGAGGCTATCGCTATTCTTCAGAGTGAAACAGTGGATATCTGTTGCTTGGATATCGGGCTCCCTCGGGTAAGCGGATTTGAGATTGCCAGGCGAATTCGGGATGGCGAAATTGCCGGGGTTGCACGGCAGTTGCCTATTATCGCTGTTACCGCCTACTCCTCCCACGATGATGCTAGGAAAATGTATTTAAATGGGATTAACGCCATTCTGGTTAAACCGGTACGGGGAGCGGCTTTAGAAAGCAGTATAAGTCAAATCCTTCTGGATTTTCAAAAACCTGATGATCAACTGGATCTTTCAGGGCTTTGCTCCAGAGCAGTCGCCCTGGTGCGTCAGGGTAAAACGGAATTAGTGGAAAAGTCCATTGCAGTGTTAAAGCGGCAGGTTTCCGGGGATGAGGAGGGGGAGGTTAGACGCCTGCTGTTTAAGCTTCTGTTAGCGGTACGTCGGGATGATATCGCCGGCGTCACGGATATAATTACCCAGATGGAGCCTCTGGTGCAGTTTGATCAAGGTGCCGAATAG
- a CDS encoding chemotaxis protein CheW, producing MADNIVQKNQYLTFELGRETYAIEVMRVREVLELNDLTRIPKMPEYMRGVINLRGSVVPVLDLRLKFGLEQAEKTLDTRIVVLEVGVNGEEVVLGALADKVNEVIEIPENQIDPAPRIGTRLKNEVLQGVGKRDEQFIIILDIDKIFSADEIDSIIERQEG from the coding sequence ATGGCGGATAATATTGTACAAAAAAATCAGTACCTAACCTTTGAATTAGGTAGAGAGACCTATGCGATCGAGGTTATGCGAGTAAGAGAGGTGCTTGAGCTCAACGACCTCACCAGGATCCCAAAGATGCCTGAGTATATGCGGGGTGTAATTAATCTTCGGGGATCCGTAGTACCGGTATTGGATTTGAGGTTGAAGTTCGGCCTTGAGCAGGCAGAGAAAACCCTCGATACCCGGATAGTTGTGCTTGAGGTTGGGGTTAATGGTGAGGAAGTGGTGCTTGGCGCTCTGGCCGATAAGGTAAATGAGGTTATAGAGATTCCAGAAAATCAAATTGACCCCGCACCGCGTATTGGAACTCGATTGAAGAATGAGGTTCTCCAAGGGGTTGGAAAACGAGATGAGCAGTTTATTATTATTCTGGACATCGATAAAATTTTCTCTGCCGATGAGATTGATTCAATAATCGAAAGGCAAGAAGGATAG
- a CDS encoding protein-glutamate methylesterase/protein-glutamine glutaminase, translated as MIRVLIVDDSAVVRETLRELLDAEPDIEVVATAADPVVAAKKLESIIPDVITLDIEMPRLDGITFLKALMSQHPLPVVICSSKAEGGSNNALRALELGAVDIIEKPKVGTKIFLEEARTRIADTIRAAAKAKTAITGKPVASLPRMEVKPKLTADAVLERGRRSQAIETTEKLCVVGASTGGTEALREFLEAMPLDCPGIVIVQHMPEKFTAAFAQRLNSLCTITVQEAKTNDPVLRGTALIAPGNRHCLLRRQGARYFVEIKDGPLVSRHRPSVDVLFRSAANYAGKNCIGVIMTGMGDDGARGMEELKSAGAFTIAQDEESSVVFGMPKEAIKRGVIDRILPLDKIPQGVLEAVHTIS; from the coding sequence ATGATCCGAGTGTTAATTGTCGATGATTCAGCGGTGGTACGTGAGACCCTACGTGAACTCCTAGATGCGGAACCCGATATCGAGGTGGTTGCGACGGCAGCCGATCCGGTGGTTGCAGCTAAAAAGCTGGAGTCAATCATTCCCGATGTAATCACCTTGGATATAGAGATGCCACGGTTGGATGGTATCACCTTTCTGAAGGCGTTGATGAGTCAACATCCCCTTCCGGTTGTTATCTGTTCATCGAAAGCGGAGGGTGGAAGCAATAATGCCTTACGAGCCCTCGAATTAGGGGCGGTTGACATCATAGAAAAGCCGAAGGTCGGGACCAAAATATTCTTAGAGGAAGCCAGAACAAGGATTGCCGATACAATCCGGGCAGCAGCCAAGGCAAAGACGGCAATTACCGGTAAGCCTGTGGCGTCGCTGCCGCGGATGGAGGTTAAGCCGAAGCTCACTGCTGATGCTGTATTGGAGCGGGGAAGGCGGAGCCAAGCTATCGAGACAACGGAAAAGCTCTGTGTTGTTGGTGCGTCAACGGGGGGGACCGAGGCATTACGAGAGTTTCTGGAGGCGATGCCCTTGGACTGCCCGGGTATTGTGATCGTGCAGCACATGCCGGAAAAATTCACTGCAGCCTTTGCGCAGCGGCTAAATTCCCTCTGTACGATTACCGTGCAAGAAGCCAAAACAAATGACCCTGTCTTGCGGGGTACGGCGTTAATCGCGCCGGGCAACCGGCATTGTTTATTAAGGCGCCAAGGCGCCCGATATTTTGTGGAGATCAAGGACGGCCCCCTGGTAAGCAGGCACCGCCCCTCGGTGGATGTATTATTTAGATCTGCAGCGAATTATGCAGGGAAAAACTGTATAGGTGTAATAATGACAGGAATGGGTGATGACGGGGCGCGGGGAATGGAAGAGTTAAAATCAGCGGGTGCGTTTACCATTGCCCAGGATGAGGAGTCAAGCGTTGTGTTCGGTATGCCGAAGGAGGCGATAAAACGGGGAGTAATTGACCGGATTCTGCCTCTGGACAAAATTCCCCAGGGCGTTTTAGAGGCAGTACATACCATCTCATAA
- a CDS encoding chemotaxis protein CheA, producing MSKTGMDKFKETFREEARELLFGLEQSLLSLEENPGNTEEIGAVFRAMHTIKGSAAMFGFEHISQFTHELETMFDQVRKGVIAVTSDLVTVMLDARDHIRELLELDGQPDPELDGVSEQIITKVRDLCGVASHDEEDETAVVAAPLQEGEGRHDHPGGREDSRESSSLTTYRVQFKPKPEIFQNGTRPLNLLAELRALGESTIVPYVHSLPSLQKVDPEVCYFSWDVIITTHAGIPEIQDIFLFVQDTADVEIRIIDHPQDNQDATDFRLGQILVERGVIDDTRLKEAIKLQKRIGEVLIEQGLSSRDVQAALEEQEHIRRTRQKLQQESAANSVRVSSEKLDSLVDLVGELVTLQARLSQTAGEGDNPGLKLIAEGLERLTAELRDSTMSIRMLPIGTTFTRFKRLVRDLSADLGKDIDFHTVGGETELDKTVIERLNEPLVHLIRNSIDHGIELPNIRSSTGKPAQGTLTLRAEHSGASVVITIEDDGRGLDAERIKKKAIEQGLLPSNADLPETELFQLIMEPGFSTAEQVTQVSGRGVGMDVVRQEIESLGGNLRIESRIGQYTRMILEIPLTLAIIEGLLVHTGGEHYVFPLSLVEECLEYSVQQRQSGKGIMRHRDEALPILDLRDVLEVPGDSPVLQQVVVVHSGDQKVGVIVDTVIGDHQTVVKNLGRLYRDAEGVSGATILGDGSVALILDVKRLVRLAGQIEAESR from the coding sequence ATGAGTAAAACCGGGATGGATAAGTTTAAAGAAACCTTTCGAGAAGAAGCCCGGGAACTCTTGTTCGGATTAGAGCAATCGCTGCTTTCGTTAGAGGAAAATCCCGGTAATACCGAAGAAATCGGTGCCGTCTTCCGAGCGATGCATACGATCAAGGGCTCCGCAGCCATGTTTGGCTTTGAGCACATTTCGCAATTCACCCACGAATTGGAAACGATGTTTGATCAGGTCCGAAAAGGGGTAATCGCGGTTACTTCCGATTTAGTTACCGTCATGCTCGACGCCAGGGATCATATTCGTGAATTATTGGAACTTGACGGCCAACCGGATCCGGAGCTTGACGGTGTTTCAGAGCAAATTATTACAAAGGTACGTGATTTATGCGGCGTAGCTTCCCATGATGAGGAAGATGAGACAGCTGTGGTGGCCGCCCCGTTACAGGAGGGGGAAGGGCGGCACGACCATCCGGGTGGAAGAGAGGACTCCAGGGAGAGTTCATCCCTGACCACATACCGGGTGCAATTCAAACCGAAGCCGGAGATTTTCCAGAACGGCACCAGACCATTAAACCTGCTTGCAGAATTGCGCGCCTTGGGTGAAAGCACCATTGTACCCTACGTACATAGCCTGCCCAGCTTACAAAAGGTTGATCCTGAGGTTTGTTACTTTTCCTGGGATGTTATTATAACCACCCATGCTGGAATACCTGAGATTCAGGATATTTTTCTTTTCGTTCAGGATACTGCGGATGTAGAGATTCGGATAATCGATCATCCCCAGGATAACCAGGATGCAACGGATTTTCGTCTTGGACAAATTTTGGTAGAGCGTGGGGTTATTGACGATACCAGGCTCAAGGAGGCCATTAAGCTTCAGAAACGGATCGGTGAGGTACTCATCGAGCAGGGTCTGTCATCCCGGGATGTTCAGGCCGCTCTGGAAGAACAGGAACACATCCGTCGAACAAGGCAAAAACTGCAGCAGGAAAGTGCTGCCAATTCAGTCCGGGTGAGCAGTGAAAAACTGGACAGTCTCGTGGATCTGGTTGGAGAGTTGGTTACCCTGCAGGCTCGGCTCAGTCAAACAGCAGGAGAGGGGGACAACCCAGGACTGAAACTCATCGCCGAAGGGTTGGAACGGCTCACTGCGGAACTGCGAGACAGCACCATGAGTATCCGGATGCTCCCCATTGGCACTACCTTTACCCGGTTTAAGCGACTTGTACGTGATCTGTCAGCGGATCTTGGCAAGGATATAGATTTTCATACCGTGGGGGGTGAGACCGAATTAGATAAAACGGTAATTGAACGCCTCAATGAGCCGTTGGTACACCTCATCCGAAATAGCATTGATCATGGTATTGAGCTGCCAAATATCCGTTCATCCACGGGAAAACCGGCCCAGGGCACCCTGACTCTCCGGGCTGAACATTCAGGGGCAAGTGTTGTAATCACTATAGAGGATGATGGAAGAGGGTTAGATGCCGAACGGATCAAGAAGAAGGCGATTGAGCAAGGCCTTCTACCCAGTAACGCTGATTTACCCGAGACGGAACTATTTCAGCTGATTATGGAACCCGGTTTTTCCACGGCAGAGCAGGTTACCCAGGTTTCCGGCCGTGGTGTGGGTATGGATGTGGTTCGACAGGAGATTGAATCCCTGGGTGGAAACCTCAGAATTGAGAGCAGGATAGGTCAATATACCCGAATGATCTTGGAAATTCCCCTTACTCTGGCTATTATCGAAGGCCTTTTGGTTCATACCGGCGGCGAACACTACGTGTTTCCCCTATCTTTGGTTGAAGAATGCCTGGAATACTCGGTTCAACAGCGGCAGAGCGGTAAAGGCATTATGCGGCACCGTGATGAGGCCCTCCCCATCCTAGATCTTCGGGATGTACTGGAGGTGCCTGGAGATAGTCCGGTACTCCAACAGGTTGTGGTCGTGCATTCTGGAGATCAAAAGGTCGGTGTCATTGTGGATACTGTCATCGGAGATCATCAGACGGTGGTGAAGAACCTCGGCAGGCTCTACCGGGATGCTGAGGGGGTATCGGGAGCTACGATTCTGGGGGACGGATCGGTGGCTTTAATCCTTGATGTAAAGCGTCTGGTCCGGTTGGCTGGGCAGATTGAAGCAGAGAGCAGATAA
- a CDS encoding STAS domain-containing protein, with protein MKRELSVLPLPRDCTIAHIPELLKTCKALIQKKSPIMVQTGDVESMDLSGIQILLALKKTQATRSLELAFTEPLSTSFVKALTDAGIIQQEHLTPQELGKIFDQWVEEGMV; from the coding sequence ATGAAGCGAGAATTATCTGTTCTGCCCTTGCCTCGGGATTGCACCATAGCCCATATTCCCGAGCTTTTAAAAACCTGTAAGGCCCTGATTCAGAAAAAAAGTCCGATCATGGTACAGACCGGGGACGTTGAATCCATGGATTTATCGGGAATACAGATACTTCTTGCACTCAAGAAAACCCAGGCTACACGGTCCCTAGAACTGGCGTTTACCGAACCGTTGTCGACGAGTTTTGTAAAAGCCCTCACCGATGCAGGTATTATCCAACAGGAACACTTAACCCCCCAGGAACTCGGAAAGATCTTTGATCAATGGGTAGAGGAGGGTATGGTATGA
- a CDS encoding S1C family serine protease gives MTRIKHMVVLGLVALSISACRTFVIEPGTDGGSWKSQPDISIIFDQISMPLERIAKAIALLETQSFPDQEQYLHEVIQKSEAELRSTKPSTHSPGSDDQQARRNLALLARFFPDTVQSAPLTRDGDAEEEVEEAWRALVNRVMANDDPPAMLAYQFKWLIREHRSLIERIEQLPSEEKEVLVGLARVLNDFELLEILGMDVQENQPVSLTANRRTTAVLRAAVTVWVDQGMRIESGMGIPDQVLGSGFFVDPQGYIVTNYHVIASQVDPAYKGVSRLFIKPFSESSNSQYRVPARVVGYDEVLDLALLKVELDPPGVVSLDFSTRFEPGESMFAAGSPGGLENTLTLGIVSALGRRFLQIGEVTQIDMPINPGNSGGPIFEPSGRVAGVVFAGIEQFEGVNFAIPAQWIFPIFGDLFTQGPVMYPWAGVAAQGKGNELVITYIHPTGPGADIPLRPGDRITSINGLSITSLPDLQYEIITRDIGDIVVLGIQSKNGEDLQIPVFLEQRPAMPFAKVLSTKRFLQSWFPPLFGMEVQNLGGWNPKFSITEVFPDGLAESAGLSEYDTFELNNWIYMEEDEVAAIQIKVNRREKAYMDELLQLATYISINSFF, from the coding sequence GTGACGAGAATTAAGCACATGGTCGTGCTGGGACTTGTAGCTCTCAGCATCTCCGCCTGTAGAACCTTTGTGATTGAACCGGGTACTGACGGTGGTAGCTGGAAATCGCAGCCGGATATTTCTATCATTTTTGATCAAATATCTATGCCCCTAGAGCGCATAGCCAAGGCTATAGCGTTGTTAGAGACCCAAAGCTTCCCGGATCAGGAACAATATCTTCATGAGGTAATACAGAAATCCGAGGCTGAACTACGCAGTACAAAGCCGTCCACCCATAGCCCAGGCTCAGATGACCAGCAAGCCCGAAGGAACCTGGCTCTGCTTGCCCGGTTTTTTCCGGATACTGTTCAATCTGCTCCGTTAACCCGGGATGGGGATGCTGAGGAAGAGGTAGAAGAGGCGTGGAGGGCTCTGGTAAATCGCGTTATGGCCAACGACGATCCTCCGGCCATGTTAGCCTACCAGTTTAAGTGGCTGATTCGAGAGCATCGCTCCCTTATCGAGAGAATTGAACAGTTACCATCTGAAGAAAAAGAGGTCCTGGTTGGGTTGGCTCGGGTTTTGAATGACTTCGAACTCCTGGAAATCCTGGGTATGGATGTTCAAGAAAATCAACCTGTCAGCCTTACCGCAAACCGGAGGACAACCGCTGTACTTCGGGCAGCCGTTACTGTGTGGGTAGATCAAGGAATGAGAATCGAATCAGGTATGGGGATACCTGATCAGGTTCTCGGCAGCGGATTTTTTGTCGATCCCCAAGGGTATATTGTAACCAACTACCATGTCATTGCTTCCCAGGTGGATCCTGCCTATAAGGGGGTTTCTCGACTGTTCATTAAGCCGTTTTCCGAATCATCCAATTCCCAATATCGGGTGCCGGCTAGGGTGGTGGGGTATGATGAGGTACTGGATCTGGCGCTACTGAAGGTTGAACTTGATCCTCCCGGGGTGGTGTCCCTTGATTTCTCTACCCGTTTTGAGCCAGGTGAATCCATGTTTGCCGCAGGCTCGCCGGGTGGACTGGAGAACACCCTTACCCTGGGAATCGTCTCGGCACTCGGACGCCGGTTTTTACAAATCGGAGAGGTTACCCAAATAGACATGCCGATAAATCCCGGCAATAGCGGCGGACCGATTTTTGAACCATCTGGTCGAGTAGCTGGGGTCGTGTTCGCGGGGATTGAGCAGTTTGAGGGGGTGAACTTTGCCATTCCAGCTCAGTGGATTTTTCCTATCTTCGGTGATCTGTTTACCCAAGGACCGGTGATGTATCCTTGGGCAGGTGTTGCTGCCCAGGGAAAGGGAAATGAACTTGTCATTACGTATATACATCCTACTGGTCCAGGGGCAGATATTCCCCTTAGGCCCGGCGATCGAATCACCTCGATTAACGGTCTAAGTATAACGAGCCTGCCGGATCTGCAGTATGAAATCATCACCAGGGATATTGGTGATATAGTTGTACTCGGTATTCAGAGCAAGAATGGTGAAGACCTCCAAATACCTGTGTTTTTAGAACAGCGACCGGCTATGCCCTTTGCCAAGGTGCTTTCTACAAAACGATTCCTGCAAAGCTGGTTTCCTCCCTTATTCGGCATGGAAGTTCAGAACCTCGGCGGATGGAACCCGAAATTTTCTATTACTGAGGTATTCCCCGATGGACTTGCGGAGTCTGCCGGATTGAGTGAGTACGATACCTTTGAATTGAATAACTGGATATACATGGAGGAGGACGAGGTAGCTGCCATCCAAATAAAGGTAAACCGTAGAGAAAAGGCGTATATGGATGAGCTCCTTCAATTGGCTACATATATATCCATAAACAGCTTTTTTTAG
- the ftsH gene encoding ATP-dependent zinc metalloprotease FtsH, which yields MSDNNQNKNNGNQEPRQPNFNFKNNRFALFLVIGLFGLFILMFLPGTGGMGREIPYSQFLAYLEQGEIASVKIIDYRKIEGQLASQEGEYGRFISRIPYTDQTLIPLLKEQGVRFSGEESPISPFAVIIQFLPILIGIVFIWLLFRQVQGGGNKAFTFGKSKAKRYVDVNNDKRISFADVAGQTEAKYELQEVVEFLKNPGRFTRMGAKIPKGVLLVGMPGTGKTLLAKATAGEAGVPFFHMSGSDFVEMFVGVGASRVRDLFDQGRKNAPCILFIDELDAVGRTRGAGYGGGHDEREQTLNQMLVEMDGFDTKDGVIMIAATNRPDVLDPALLRPGRFDRQVVVDMPDMQEREAILKIHASKIPLGKSVDLTTIAKATPGASGADIANLVNESALYAARKNREYVEMEDFEEARDKMLMGVARKSKVISEKDKLATAYHEAGHALLHYYLDNADPLHKVSIVPRGRALGVAISLPDEDKYSRNKGWLQDRIVIAYGGYVAEDLMYGETTTGTQNDLKQATDLARRMVCEWGMSDLGPVSFGQEDEPIFLGKEIATHKDYSEETAQRIDQQISKILNDGLAKARKIIVDNKDKLESLARALMSRETLTDVEVREVVGLEEKTQK from the coding sequence GTGAGTGACAACAATCAGAATAAAAACAACGGTAATCAGGAACCGCGACAACCTAATTTTAATTTTAAGAACAATAGATTTGCATTGTTTCTGGTTATAGGGTTGTTTGGACTGTTTATTCTCATGTTTCTTCCCGGTACGGGTGGTATGGGTAGAGAAATACCCTATTCCCAGTTCCTGGCCTATCTTGAGCAAGGCGAGATAGCATCGGTAAAAATCATTGATTACCGAAAGATCGAGGGGCAATTAGCATCCCAGGAGGGAGAATACGGCCGGTTCATCAGTCGGATTCCCTACACAGATCAGACCCTCATTCCTCTTCTCAAAGAACAGGGCGTACGGTTTAGCGGTGAAGAAAGCCCCATCAGTCCCTTCGCGGTGATAATTCAGTTCCTACCCATACTCATTGGAATTGTATTTATATGGCTTTTGTTTCGCCAGGTTCAGGGTGGGGGAAATAAGGCCTTTACCTTTGGAAAAAGCAAGGCCAAGCGGTATGTGGATGTAAATAATGATAAGCGGATCAGCTTCGCCGATGTTGCCGGCCAAACCGAAGCGAAGTACGAACTCCAGGAGGTGGTGGAGTTCCTGAAAAATCCCGGACGGTTTACCCGAATGGGCGCGAAGATACCCAAAGGGGTATTATTGGTCGGTATGCCCGGAACCGGTAAAACCTTGTTAGCCAAGGCTACCGCCGGGGAGGCAGGCGTACCGTTTTTCCATATGAGCGGTTCGGATTTCGTGGAAATGTTTGTAGGTGTGGGTGCGAGCCGTGTGAGGGATCTGTTTGATCAGGGCCGGAAAAATGCCCCCTGTATTCTTTTTATCGACGAACTTGATGCTGTGGGCAGAACCCGGGGTGCTGGGTATGGCGGCGGACACGATGAACGGGAGCAGACCCTGAACCAGATGCTGGTAGAGATGGACGGGTTTGATACAAAAGACGGGGTCATTATGATCGCCGCCACCAACCGGCCTGATGTCTTGGATCCGGCGCTGCTACGCCCGGGCCGGTTTGATAGGCAAGTTGTCGTAGATATGCCGGATATGCAGGAGCGGGAGGCGATTTTAAAAATTCATGCCTCAAAAATCCCCCTTGGCAAATCGGTTGATTTGACTACAATTGCGAAAGCTACCCCCGGAGCATCTGGAGCGGATATTGCAAACCTCGTGAACGAATCGGCCCTCTATGCTGCTCGGAAAAACCGGGAGTATGTTGAGATGGAGGACTTCGAAGAGGCGCGAGATAAGATGCTCATGGGAGTTGCCCGTAAGTCAAAGGTTATCAGTGAAAAAGACAAGCTGGCGACGGCGTATCATGAGGCAGGTCATGCCCTGCTCCATTATTACCTTGACAATGCGGATCCCTTGCATAAGGTGAGCATAGTACCCCGAGGCAGGGCTCTGGGTGTTGCTATCAGTCTGCCCGATGAGGATAAGTACAGCCGTAACAAGGGCTGGCTGCAGGATAGGATTGTAATTGCCTACGGGGGGTATGTCGCCGAGGATCTGATGTACGGAGAAACCACCACTGGGACACAGAATGATTTAAAACAGGCTACTGATCTGGCAAGACGGATGGTCTGTGAATGGGGAATGAGCGATCTTGGTCCGGTTTCCTTCGGTCAGGAGGACGAACCCATTTTCCTCGGAAAAGAAATCGCAACCCATAAGGATTATTCCGAAGAGACTGCACAGCGTATTGATCAGCAGATTTCAAAAATCCTCAATGACGGATTAGCAAAAGCTAGGAAGATTATTGTCGACAATAAAGATAAATTGGAATCCCTGGCTCGTGCTCTCATGAGCCGAGAGACGCTTACTGATGTGGAGGTGCGTGAAGTTGTCGGTCTTGAAGAAAAAACACAGAAATAA